A genomic window from Prunus persica cultivar Lovell chromosome G2, Prunus_persica_NCBIv2, whole genome shotgun sequence includes:
- the LOC18785944 gene encoding subtilisin-like protease SBT4.3 gives MAKHGALVYSYAFPILALAMSLLCTAIDEEDRKVHIVYLGSLPSDELYSPLSHQLGILERVVQGSSAANVLVRSYGRSLNGFAAKLTNREREKLANMKEVVSVFPSTTFQLHTTRSWDFMGFSESISRSKTVESNVVMAVIDSGIWPESNSFKDDGFGPPPKTWKGACQGGQNFTCNNKIIGARFYTSEESARDEIGHGSHTASTAAGNAVKDVSFYGLARGTARGGVPAGRIAAYNVCTNQGCSSVDILAAFDDCVDDGVSLITISIGRTVATSFETDPIAIGAFHAMKKGILTVQSAGNSGPGNGTVSSGAPWILTVAASSIDRKFITKAVLGNETNLVGISVNSFESNESSYPLIYGKNASKQCSEFLAGYCLEGCLDPDLVKEKIVLCDWSGGYVEADRAGAKGAILSNSRDDVASVVPLSATGLNNREYAVAKSYQNSTRNPRAKILKTEIIKDPAAPRVASFSSRGPNRIVPEILKPDITGPGIDIVAAYSPNASISASPYDERRVKYNVLSGTSMSCPHAAGVAAYVKEFHPDWSPAAIKSAIMTTAWPMNDTSTSPGEFAYGSGHLNPVRAINPGLVYEASEEDYIKFLCMMLDEEKIRLISGDKSTCPTGSDKGSPKDLNYPSMAANVTSMKLFTINFHRRVKNVGLANSNYKALISTNSKVDIKVVPEVLSFKTLNEEKNFTVTVDGRDMPEGSHVSASLCWYDGSHNCIVRSPIVISSVSA, from the coding sequence ATGGCTAAGCATGGAGCTCTCGTGTATTCTTATGCTTTTCCTATTCTTGCACTGGCTATGAGCTTGTTGTGCAcagccattgatgaagaagataGAAAGGTCCATATTGTGTACTTGGGGTCACTTCCTAGTGATGAGCTTTACTCACCATTGTCTCACCAACTTGGTATACTAGAAAGGGTTGTCCAGGGAAGTTCTGCTGCAAATGTGTTGGTGAGAAGTTATGGAAGGAGTTTAAATGGATTTGCTGCCAAGCTCACCAACCGCGAGAGAGAAAAGCTTGCTAACATGAAGGAAGTAGTCTCTGTCTTTCCAAGCACAACTTTCCAACTTCACACAACAAGATCTTGGGACTTTATGGGCTTCAGTGAGAGCATATCTCGAAGTAAAACGGTTGAGAGCAATGTTGTCATGGCCGTGATTGACAGTGGAATTTGGCCTGAATCCAATAGCTTTAAAGATGATGGTTTTGGTCCTCCTCCCAAGACATGGAAAGGTGCTTGCCAAGGTGGCCAAAATTTCACTTGCAATAACAAGATTATTGGAGCTCGGTTTTACACATCAGAAGAGTCTGCAAGGGATGAAATTGGTCATGGAAGCCACACTGCCTCAACGGCAGCAGGAAATGCTGTAAAGGATGTGAGCTTTTATGGACTAGCCCGAGGTACTGCAAGAGGAGGAGTTCCTGCTGGGAGAATTGCTGCATATAATGTCTGCACTAATCAAGGTTGCAGTTCGGTTGATATCTTGGCTGCTTTCGACGATTGTGTTGATGATGGAGTTAGCCTCATTACAATTTCAATTGGACGTACTGTTGCAACTTCTTTCGAAACGGATCCTATAGCAATTGGCGCTTTTCATGCAATGAAGAAAGGGATACTAACTGTACAATCTGCAGGCAACAGTGGTCCTGGAAATGGTACTGTCTCAAGTGGGGCACCGTGGATTCTTACGGTTGCAGCAAGTAGCATAGATCGTAAATTCATTACCAAGGCTGTTCTTGGAAATGAAACTAATCTAGTTGGGATTTCAGTAAACTCTTTCGAATCAAATGAATCAAGTTATCCTTTGATATATGGAAAAAATGCTTCAAAACAATGCTCGGAATTCCTTGCCGGGTATTGTCTAGAAGGCTGCCTAGACCCTGATTTAGTTAAGGAAAAGATTGTGCTATGTGATTGGTCCGGTGGATATGTTGAGGCTGATCGAGCTGGCGCAAAAGGTGCAATTTTAAGCAATTCAAGAGATGATGTTGCATCTGTTGTCCCACTATCTGCGACTGGTTTAAACAATCGAGAGTATGCTGTGGCCAAGTCCTACCAGAACTCCACCAGAAATCCTCGAGCCAAGATACTAAAGACTGAAATCATAAAAGATCCTGCTGCACCTCGTGtcgcttccttctcttcacgCGGTCCTAATAGAATTGTACCAGAAATTCTGAAGCCAGATATCACTGGCCCCGGGATAGATATTGTGGCCGCATATTCACCTAATGCTTCTATCTCGGCCAGCCCTTATGACGAGAGGCGTGTAAAATACAATGTACTATCTGGAACCTCCATGTCTTGCCCCCATGCTGCTGGTGTAGCTGCATATGTTAAAGAGTTCCACCCGGATTGGTCTCCAGCAGCCATAAAATCAGCTATTATGACTACAGCTTGGCCCATGAATGATACCAGCACTTCTCCTGGTGAATTTGCTTATGGATCTGGACATCTCAATCCTGTAAGAGCTATAAACCCCGGTCTTGTGTACGAAGCTTCTGAAGAAGATTACATTAAGTTCCTTTGCATGATGTTGGATGAGGAAAAAATTAGACTCATTTCGGGAGATAAGAGCACTTGCCCTACTGGCTCGGACAAAGGATCACCAAAGGATCTCAATTACCCTTCAATGGCTGCTAATGTTACGTCAATGAAATTGTTTACGATCAACTTTCATAGAAGAGTTAAGAATGTTGGCCTTGCAAACTCCAATTACAAGGCATTGATCTCCACAAATTCTAAAGTTGATATCAAAGTGGTGCCTGAAGTTCTTTCCTTCAAGACCTTGAATGAGGAGAAGAATTTCACTGTAACTGTTGATGGAAGAGATATGCCAGAGGGATCGCATGTGTCTGCGTCGCTGTGTTGGTACGATGGAAGTCACAACTGCATTGTTAGAAGTCCAATTGTCATAAGCAGCGTATCAGCTTGA